aatatcaaataaggtTAAACTCATAATTCtgaataaaaacacaaaaaataagCGACTTGACTCGTTTTACCCCTTCAGCTCTATAttgttcaataattttttttatcttaactCCAACTTGTATATGATGCTTAAATCATTTTATCTACTATTTTGAAAAATAGTATCCTCAAACTTGACATCTTCGCTCATTTTACCTTTTCACTTCCATTTGTCCAATAATTTTCTGCCACTTCGACTTCAATTTGTATCGTACTCTTTCCATCATTTTCTAACACCACATTTAAAGggatgaaataaatccaaatgccAAGTTTGAGGGAGTACTTTGTACCAAAATTTAAGGGGTAAAATGACCCTTTATTCAACTTCAAATCAACTTTTGCCCATTCCCTCCATTTCTTGAAAGTTTACCTTAGTTCAGCAAGGCCAACACTCTAAATGTATGCACCATTACTCCGTCAAAATCACACACCGAACTCCAAGTTAATCACCATCCTCGACAAATGCAAGTCAATGTTACAGCTAAATCAAATTCACGCTCTCATATTCACGTTAGGCCTATCTCAAGATGAATATTTTACGTCAAGATTTATTTCTTTCACTGCACTATCCGATTCAAGAAACATAAACTACTCGTACCGGGTTTTAATTTCTCTTTCAAACCCAACAATCTTTAATTGGAATACAGTAATTAGAGGCTACTCAATCAGCAAAAACCCAAATGGATCAGTCTCTAGTTTTATGCAAATGCTTAAATTTGGTGTCTTTGCTGACTATTTAACATTTCCTTTTCTTGTTAAGGCAGCTTCTCGCCTTTTGAACAAAGAATTAGGGTTTTCTATCCATGGATATGTTTTAAAACACGGGTTTGAGTCAGATAGGTTTGTTTCGAATTCTTTGATTCATATGTATGGTTCTTTTGGTGAAATTTTGTATGCACGGAAGGTGTTTGATGAAATGCCTCTCAAGAATTTGGTTTCGTGGAATTCGATGCTGGATGGCTACGCGAAGTGTGGAGATATGGGTTTAGCGCGTCAAGTATTTGATTTAATGCCTGAAAAGGATGTTTTGTCGTGGAGTTCTTTGATTGATGGGTATGTTAAGACCGGGGTTTATGGAGATGCTATGGTGGTATTTGATAAAATGCTTGTGTCGGGTCCTAAACCGAATGAGGTTACTATGGTTAGTGTGTTGTGTGCTTGTGCTCATTTGGGTGCTCTTGATAAAGGGAGGATTATGCATAATTATGTTATTGATAATAAGTTGCCAATGACATTAGTTTTGCGAACTTCTCTTGTCGATATGTATGCTAAATGTGGAGCGATTGATGAGGCGTTTGATGTATTTCGGGGGGTTCGTGTGGAAAAGAGTGATGTTCTACTTTGGAATGCGATGATTGGAGGACTTGCAACTCACGGTTTAGTTAAAGAAACGCTTGATTTGCTTAAGGAAATGAATGTGGTTGGAGTTAAGCCGGATGAGATTACATACTTGAGCGTAATGCACGCTTGTGCTCACGGCGGATTAGTAAAAGAAGCTTGGCATTTCTTTGATTGTCTTGTGAAACACGGCATGACTCCAAAAATTGAACATTATGCTTGTATTGTGGATGTTATGGCGCGTGCGGGTCAAATAGAAGAGGCATATAAATTTGTATGTGAAATGCCAATTGAGCCAACTGCTTCAATGTTGGGGGCTCTGCTCAATGGATGTATGAGCTACGGAAAGTTAGACGTTGCTGAAATAATAGGAAGGAAGCTCATCGAGCTAGAGCCATACCATGACGGTAGATACATTGGATTGTCGAATGTCTACGCAACTGGGAGACGATGGGATGAGGCGAAAAATATGAGAAAAGTCATGGAGGAGAAAGGGGTGAGAAAATCTCCTGGTTTTAGTTTTGTGGAGATTAATGAAACTCTTCATAGATTTATTGCACATGACAAAACGCATCCTAATTCAGGGCTAATATACATGATGTTGAGTTTTATTGTAAGCCAAATGGAACTTTGTATTGACCATGAAAATCAAGAATTTGATACTTTGTATGATAATGATAGGGATTAAGTATACTGTTTTAATctactagttttttttttttacaaaaaaaacataatcaaattgaaaaatttatttcGACGTGGTTAAAATTTATCAGCTTATATTTATTGTGGCAagtgcttaattttttttatgtatggATGTTTTGATTCTGACGCGATAGTTTTTACAActtgtaaatttaataaaatttatagattttataTTCACAAATGTGTTACCgtaaaattaaaagaagaaaaaataaaaataaaaaaagcaacCTGAGCTCGATTTGCCTTTCTTTAATATATGAGAGATTCGCTTCGAAAGAAAGGATACTCACTTTCAATGTAGACAGGGGTGAACGGAACCTCGTCTCAGAAGTCAAATAAGATAGAAGCTTATACTGTTTAAATTGAGTATAAAATTAATTCATGGATGTACAAAGataactttaaaataataagatattaTAATAATCCAAAGATGATGATCACAATTTTTTCAGattttgtgaaaaattaaatttttttgaaggaTGACAAACTTTTATAATTCATTGATTCTCtctacaattttttattttttgataaaaattaaattaccatACTTTTTTTAAGGATGCATTCTCCATTTTTATTTGAATCGATGTTTCACAAAATTTATAAAGTTTGATCATCCAAAAAATTTCAGCCAAAACAGTACCAATAATACTTAAGCAATAAGACCAATGAGACGATAGTAATCTATAATAAATTTTGACTCGCATGGGAGGGCCTTTGCCCCGCcaacttttcaaaattgtttaaaattgttcaacaattaaattatattgCCATTTGAGCcctttacttttaaaaactgTCTTTTCCATATGATGCACATTGCGACTTTAATATAGAATTTCTAGCTCCATCACTAATTATTGGacttgattttcagttttactTTTAGGCGATGAATTTCTCTCTTAAGGATATATTCAATTCACACATTTTATGCATacaataacatttataaatattggaaccaaaattcaaattagaattttttttttgataaactaGAATTAATTATTTCCAATTGGTAGGTAATTCTATTCATACTATGTTCAAACGATGAAATAATTTGAGGTTTTAACAAGAAATTAACACTGAGAGTTTGTTTAATTTCCAATAAgcacattatttttttataaaaatcgaCCGACAGTTCTAGAAAAATACTcgagaagaagaaaactaagccatttaaaactataaattacaAGTTCAAAGTAAGAAATATGTTCATAATTTTCAGAAAATGATTACCTGCTTAATTGCCAACTCTAGAAATCAAGATTTAGGACCTAACTAAAGAAAGTTTAATGTAAAATGATAGCTAAGCTAGCCATACATAATTGAAAAgtgagaaaaataaaaggctactataaaaattaataattttcaacTTTTCTTCACACCTATATTCTATGAAGCCTGTTATATAGTCAAAAGAATCATTAGTTTCTATTGAACATTCAATTTCACTCATGTTCTAAgtgtgaaaaaaatccaaccaaGCCGATCAGAATTTTGAAGCATTCATGCTAAACTCGTTTAGCAAACAAGCTGTTCATGTTTAGTTCATGTTCATTTGAGCTTTGATTCATGTTcgatttgtttaaattttatagtattcatgttcggctcgtcgCGAGCCCGTTCGTGAGCCCGTTTGTTTAACAGTTAAAACATCTAAACCCAGGAGCACAATACTACGTTAGTTTTTGATATCAAAACtacataaaattttagatattattataaaaactgtagttttgttaaatttatataaattaatttaagtgCGAGTCAGTCCGCAAACACCTAATCGATTTTGTAAAAGAGCTTTTTCACAAACTCTTATTCGAGCGCGTTCATAAACTTGTTCACGAATTCTTATCCCAACTCGTTCATGAGTTTGTTCACGAACTACTAATCGACTTGTTAATGAACCTAAACGAGCCGAACGATActgtgttcatgttcggctcgtttaaattaacgaacataaaatcaagttcgagTTCGGTTGGTTTAAAATACGAACGAACACGAACCAAACTCTTATCGAGCCGCACACCGAGCTGTTCACGAGTAGCTCGGTTTGTTTACAcccctaaaaagaaacaataaaaGTTCATTTCTACCCTTAATTTAATAGAAATGATCAAAAGagttcaaatttattatttcaagTAAAAACACCGACTTATTATTTTTGGGTCAATTAACATTTTTGATCATCTTGATGTCAAATTAAGATGTTAATTAactcaaaattaacaaaatgtgTATTTATTTctctaaaattatgaatttaaactCTTTTGACCTTTTGTTTCAAATTGTAAGAGCGAAATGAACTTTTATTCTATGGAAAAAGGACAATATAATATCATTGGATAAAATTTCAAACAACTACATAtagtaaattaatattttctgtAATGTATTTaatagctaatttttttttttgaaatatgcTAAAATATGGATTAGTTATTTGAAAGTACATATATTGTATATACATCTACGAAGTTATAGAAGGAAAAACAAATGACATGAACTGCCATGCAATAAGTTGCGCAAATTTTTGTGgtgaagaaagaaaaagagaaagaatCGGAGGTGCAAACTCTATaggtaaattttaattaatttattaagctAAGCAAGATCATGAGAAGAGAATGTCCGTATGGAAAGTacattagtatttttattttttttgaagttAAAACTTCTAtcgataataataaaaattataaaaatgaacggtttttaaataaattgaaagaacTATTATAAGATAATGATAAGAACTATTAATACAATTATCAAATAGGATTTTTTTAACCATCAAAAGACTATCCAAATACATATATAGTTCAAATATTGAAACTACGATTTTGAAACCACTTGATTTTTGGAGTTCCAAATTTTTCAAATCTCATCTTCATTATAGATCCTAAAATATGATCCGGTTGATTCATTGAAAACTTAGATTATTatcttcatttttaatatatctcataaaaatatttcaaacatatcccaaaaaaaaactttattcaaacacatttttttttaaatgaggaggtttattaaaattaaacaaattaaaaacaacaaGTGTCAACACCTTTGACTCCGAATTCACCACCGCCTTTTCAGACCCGCCACCACGAGCCCTCAGACCTGCTGCCaatggtcttccatggaagacgagcatATCGTCTTCCGTAGAAGGGCGAGCATACTTTGCTCGTCCTCCATGAAGACGGTGGCGGGTCCGGAAACGCTTGctcaaaaaaatttatacaattaacatatattaaataatttaaatggttattttatttttattattttgaatttgtggAGAAGAAGGATTTTTTTgttgtatttataatattaattttttaaaaaatatatgctaaatatgAAAGAATTATTTTGAATGTTATACAAG
This window of the Mercurialis annua linkage group LG5, ddMerAnnu1.2, whole genome shotgun sequence genome carries:
- the LOC126682418 gene encoding pentatricopeptide repeat-containing protein At5g08305; its protein translation is MYAPLLRQNHTPNSKLITILDKCKSMLQLNQIHALIFTLGLSQDEYFTSRFISFTALSDSRNINYSYRVLISLSNPTIFNWNTVIRGYSISKNPNGSVSSFMQMLKFGVFADYLTFPFLVKAASRLLNKELGFSIHGYVLKHGFESDRFVSNSLIHMYGSFGEILYARKVFDEMPLKNLVSWNSMLDGYAKCGDMGLARQVFDLMPEKDVLSWSSLIDGYVKTGVYGDAMVVFDKMLVSGPKPNEVTMVSVLCACAHLGALDKGRIMHNYVIDNKLPMTLVLRTSLVDMYAKCGAIDEAFDVFRGVRVEKSDVLLWNAMIGGLATHGLVKETLDLLKEMNVVGVKPDEITYLSVMHACAHGGLVKEAWHFFDCLVKHGMTPKIEHYACIVDVMARAGQIEEAYKFVCEMPIEPTASMLGALLNGCMSYGKLDVAEIIGRKLIELEPYHDGRYIGLSNVYATGRRWDEAKNMRKVMEEKGVRKSPGFSFVEINETLHRFIAHDKTHPNSGLIYMMLSFIVSQMELCIDHENQEFDTLYDNDRD